From a single Osmerus mordax isolate fOsmMor3 chromosome 6, fOsmMor3.pri, whole genome shotgun sequence genomic region:
- the mc2r gene encoding adrenocorticotropic hormone receptor, which translates to MDIPNSMSSPVNMSDCPAVRIPNQIFFTIGIVSLVENLLVVVAVIRNKNLHSPMYCFICSLAGFNTIASLSKTWENLMLLFADVGQLDSRGNSERKLDDVMDSLLVMSFIGSMCSFLAIALDRYITIFHALRYHNIMTMQRATTILVGIWILCGVASVVMVLHFDYTIIMICFIVFFFISLLLILFLYVHMFLLARMHARKIATLPGTSQQRRSSIRGALTLTILFGVFMACWAPFFLHLLIIMVCPLNPYCECYRSLFQLHVVLLISHAVIDPAIYAFRSAELRHTFRKMLFCSNSMQ; encoded by the coding sequence ATGGATATTCCCAACTCCATGTCCTCCCCTGTCAACATGTCAGACTGCCCGGCAGTGAGAATCCCTAACCAGATATTCTTCACCATTGGTATAGTGAGCCTAGTGGAGAACCTGCTAGTGGTGGTGGCTGTCATTCGCAACAAAAACCTTCACTCACCCATGTACTGCTTTATTTGTAGCCTGGCAGGCTTTAACACTATTGCCAGTCTGTCCAAGACCTGGGAGAACCTCATGCTGCTGTTTGCAGACGTGGGTCAACTTGATTCACGTGGCAATTCAGAGCGAAAGCTGGACGATGTCATGGACTCACTTCTGGTCATGTCTTTCATTGGCTCAATGTGTAGCTTTCTGGCAATTGCTCTAGATCGCTATATCACCATCTTCCATGCTCTGCGCtaccacaacatcatgaccatgCAGCGTGCTACCACCATCCTTGTGGGAATATGGAtactctgtggagtggccagtgtGGTCATGGTGCTTCATTTTGACTACACCATCATCATGATCTGCTTCATTGTgttcttcttcatctccttaCTCCTTATACTTTTCCTCTATGTACACATGTTCCTTTTAGCACGCATGCATGCTAGGAAGATTGCTACGCTACCAGGAACCAGTCAGCAGCGGAGGAGCAGTATAAGGGGTGCTCTGACTCTCACCATTCTTTTTGGGGTGTTTATGGCTTGCTGGGCTCCTTTCTTCCTGCACCTGCTCATCATAATGGTATGCCCCCTTAACCCTTACTGTGAGTGTTACCGTTCCCTCTTCCAGCTGCATGTAGTCCTCCTAATAAGTCATGCTGTAATTGACCCAGCCATCTATGCTTTTCGCAGTGCTGAACTCAGGCACACGTTCAGGAAGATGCTCTTTTGTTCAAATTCAATGCAGTGA